The Terriglobus tenax genome contains a region encoding:
- a CDS encoding TetR/AcrR family transcriptional regulator: MPKPTGKSPKRNRKTEIVLAAETLLRERGLSGVTTRAIAEAVPCSEGAIYVHFSGRTQLLLAVLEQSLPEMLIPLRKLEESAGMLTPERNLAAAMLGLQRFHERVAPMVSSLFAEPELLASFRQSLDSRAKGPRGGIARIARYLDAEQKLGRIPEHVNVETVAALLMSASFFRAFSSALTGQAIPALNHRDLVQELLR; the protein is encoded by the coding sequence ATGCCGAAGCCGACCGGGAAAAGCCCCAAACGAAACCGCAAGACCGAGATTGTGCTGGCCGCTGAAACTCTGCTGCGGGAACGAGGCCTGAGCGGTGTGACCACGCGAGCGATTGCGGAGGCTGTGCCCTGCTCGGAAGGCGCGATCTACGTCCATTTCTCCGGCCGTACCCAACTGCTGCTGGCAGTGCTGGAGCAAAGTCTGCCGGAGATGCTGATTCCGTTGCGGAAGCTGGAGGAGAGTGCAGGCATGCTGACTCCGGAACGTAACCTGGCGGCGGCCATGCTGGGGTTACAGCGTTTCCATGAGCGCGTGGCGCCTATGGTGTCCTCTTTGTTTGCGGAGCCGGAGCTGCTTGCCAGCTTCCGGCAGAGCCTGGACAGCCGCGCGAAGGGGCCACGTGGCGGCATTGCACGCATCGCCCGCTATCTGGATGCAGAGCAGAAGCTGGGCAGGATCCCCGAACATGTCAACGTGGAGACGGTGGCTGCTTTGCTTATGTCGGCGTCCTTCTTCCGTGCGTTCAGTAGTGCGCTGACAGGACAGGCGATTCCTGCATTGAATCACCGCGACCTGGTCCAGGAGCTGCTCCGCTAA
- a CDS encoding DUF6640 family protein: MNRLLLSRILLSFILVFGSAMSFVLDWSRNHLLNPLWHPHARFHSAVLLFFFAGVAATGLWLLWRENDPRAGVTAAAALSASYWMPFFFVPLVLPQASYWAGTPGHEPHFHGMIFYPNLLVIGLFLMLTLIAWGIGRKAA; this comes from the coding sequence ATGAACCGCCTTCTGCTTTCCAGAATCCTCCTCAGCTTTATCCTCGTCTTTGGCAGTGCCATGTCCTTTGTTCTGGACTGGAGCCGCAATCACCTGCTCAACCCGCTTTGGCACCCGCACGCCCGTTTCCACTCCGCCGTCCTGCTGTTCTTCTTCGCCGGCGTGGCGGCTACTGGATTGTGGCTTTTATGGCGTGAGAACGACCCCAGGGCGGGTGTTACCGCAGCGGCAGCGCTCTCCGCCTCCTACTGGATGCCTTTCTTCTTCGTTCCGCTGGTGTTACCGCAGGCTTCGTACTGGGCGGGCACACCCGGGCATGAACCCCACTTTCATGGGATGATCTTCTACCCGAACCTGCTGGTGATCGGGCTGTTTCTTATGCTGACCCTGATTGCGTGGGGAATCGGAAGAAAAGCAGCCTAG
- a CDS encoding segregation and condensation protein A yields the protein MPEETIIEPTQTAAPEAASASVPARVDPKRPDPAKEEASQSPFSILVGQVYEGPLDLLLDLIRKQSIDIYDIPIAKITQQFLAYCEHLKQTDVDAAGEFIYMASLLIHIKSKMLLPREAAEVAAGEAEDPRRELVERLLEHEKFKAAAQMLLQKQQIEEAVWTNPGLRDFKQITEGDREIAADTVDLVRVFQEILDRVKSRPVLNVDEESVTVAQMIDYVKRRMVMEDRPVSLRKLLLNTHSQRALICMFLAMLELVRLQAVLLRQGEAFGDIMIKKSEDFDRVMEEQEAVRDDWR from the coding sequence ATGCCGGAAGAGACCATCATCGAGCCGACGCAGACCGCAGCCCCCGAGGCTGCGTCTGCGTCCGTGCCTGCCAGGGTTGACCCCAAGCGCCCCGATCCTGCCAAGGAAGAGGCGTCGCAGTCGCCGTTCTCCATCCTGGTGGGTCAGGTGTATGAAGGCCCGCTGGACCTGCTGCTGGACCTGATCCGCAAGCAGTCGATCGATATTTACGACATCCCGATCGCGAAGATCACCCAGCAGTTCCTGGCCTACTGCGAGCACCTGAAGCAGACGGACGTGGACGCGGCGGGCGAGTTCATCTACATGGCCTCGCTGCTGATCCACATCAAGAGCAAGATGCTGCTGCCGCGCGAGGCCGCCGAGGTGGCCGCCGGAGAGGCGGAAGATCCTCGCCGCGAGCTGGTGGAACGGCTGCTGGAGCACGAGAAGTTCAAGGCAGCCGCGCAGATGCTGCTGCAGAAGCAGCAGATTGAAGAAGCGGTGTGGACCAATCCGGGCCTGCGCGACTTCAAGCAGATTACCGAAGGCGACCGCGAGATTGCGGCCGACACGGTCGACCTGGTGCGTGTCTTCCAGGAAATTCTGGACCGCGTAAAGTCGCGACCGGTGCTGAACGTGGACGAGGAATCGGTCACGGTGGCGCAGATGATCGACTACGTGAAACGCCGCATGGTGATGGAAGACCGTCCGGTCTCTTTGCGGAAGCTGCTGCTCAACACGCACTCGCAGCGCGCTCTGATCTGCATGTTCCTGGCAATGCTGGAACTGGTAAGGCTGCAGGCGGTTCTGCTGCGCCAGGGCGAAGCCTTCGGCGACATCATGATCAAGAAGTCGGAAGACTTTGACCGCGTGATGGAAGAGCAGGAAGCCGTGCGCGACGACTGGCGCTAG
- a CDS encoding DEAD/DEAH box helicase, producing the protein MTKTISAEPTPVSTPTVQFSDFAVSPELKQRLTKAKFITPTPVQAGAVPPALEGKDVLATAATGTGKTLSFLIPLIHRLESRPSTSEVKKPIRALILLPTRELAMQVIEGYSKIEPNAKKDSVLVVGGLSEGQQLDQLRRGPRLVVATPGRLEDFVKRGEVNLKHVEILVLDEVDRMLDMGFLPSIRRIVGALPKTRQTMCYSATLDANIEHVLSDYVKQPVRIKIGTTSKPTERVNLRAFIVMQDQKLALLDKELKEHEGSFLVFSRTKHGADRIARKLQKLGHDATVIHGDRSQSQRTAALKSFADGNHRILVATDVAARGIDISHIAHVVNYDLPNASDDFVHRIGRTGRAGATGTATTYVMPQERGEAKKLERELTFSFKWIEVDHKTLEKEERNSPVDLGKIDMNDIGALLALETRSWKNDPNAAPAPASKGSGSGGGGRRRSSGRSSSGSSSSRPSSGGRSAGRRRR; encoded by the coding sequence TTGACCAAGACGATTTCCGCAGAACCTACCCCTGTTTCCACCCCTACCGTTCAATTTTCCGACTTTGCTGTCTCCCCTGAGCTGAAGCAGCGACTGACCAAGGCCAAGTTCATTACGCCCACTCCGGTGCAGGCGGGTGCAGTTCCCCCGGCGCTGGAGGGTAAGGATGTTCTAGCCACGGCCGCGACCGGCACCGGCAAGACGCTGAGCTTCCTGATTCCGCTGATCCACCGCCTGGAGAGCCGCCCGTCGACCTCTGAGGTGAAGAAGCCGATTCGTGCGCTGATCCTGCTGCCGACCCGCGAGCTGGCGATGCAGGTGATTGAGGGCTATTCGAAGATTGAGCCGAACGCCAAGAAGGATTCCGTACTGGTGGTGGGCGGTCTGAGCGAAGGTCAGCAGCTGGACCAGCTTCGCCGTGGACCGCGCCTGGTGGTTGCCACCCCGGGCCGCCTGGAAGACTTTGTGAAGCGCGGCGAGGTGAACCTGAAGCACGTTGAGATCCTGGTGCTGGACGAAGTGGACCGCATGCTGGACATGGGCTTCCTGCCCTCGATCCGCCGCATTGTGGGCGCTTTGCCGAAGACGCGCCAGACGATGTGCTACTCCGCCACGCTGGACGCCAACATCGAGCACGTTCTGTCGGACTACGTGAAGCAGCCGGTCCGCATCAAGATTGGCACCACCAGCAAGCCGACCGAGCGCGTGAACCTGCGCGCGTTCATCGTGATGCAGGACCAGAAGCTGGCCTTGCTGGACAAGGAACTGAAGGAGCACGAGGGCAGCTTCCTGGTGTTTTCACGCACCAAGCATGGCGCCGACCGCATTGCCCGCAAGCTGCAGAAGCTGGGCCACGATGCCACGGTTATCCACGGTGACCGCTCGCAGTCGCAGCGTACAGCTGCTCTGAAGAGCTTTGCCGATGGCAACCACCGCATCCTGGTGGCCACGGACGTCGCGGCGCGCGGTATCGATATCTCGCACATTGCGCACGTGGTGAACTACGACCTGCCCAATGCGTCGGACGACTTTGTCCACCGCATTGGCCGCACCGGACGCGCGGGCGCGACGGGTACAGCGACCACCTACGTGATGCCGCAGGAGCGCGGCGAAGCCAAGAAGCTGGAACGCGAGCTGACCTTCAGCTTCAAGTGGATTGAGGTTGACCACAAGACGCTGGAGAAGGAAGAGCGGAACTCTCCGGTGGACCTGGGCAAGATCGACATGAACGATATCGGCGCGCTGCTGGCGCTGGAGACCCGTTCGTGGAAGAACGATCCGAATGCGGCACCTGCGCCGGCTTCCAAGGGAAGCGGCAGTGGCGGTGGTGGACGCCGCCGCAGCAGTGGCCGTTCCTCCTCGGGCAGCTCCTCGAGCCGTCCGTCGTCGGGTGGACGTTCTGCAGGACGCCGCCGCCGGTAA
- a CDS encoding amidohydrolase family protein — protein sequence MKQALRYLTIAVLGCVSSAALAGPKYHITTHPLPDTTVIRGVRVIDGTGAPPKDDMAIVIHKKKIVAIGPNLEIATPKHSEVLNWQGKTVIPGLIDDHAHLGLVLHEKGESSADAYTEANVVGELYRFQRYGVTTINSLGMNRDLVYDLRKRQKQGNIGGSTLLTAGRGIGIEGGAPPLAAQPDAIYRVTTAQEAREDVRIMAKQKVDFIKVWVDSLRGSKPSMSPEIYRAVIDEAHKNHLRVAAHVYYLADAKDLVNSGVDILAHSVRDTAVDQPLIDAMKAHGTWYIATLAADESSFTYLDHPELLESSFVSLAAGPVLVSKLKDPAYKAKVQADPATAVKRQDLKMAQENLRRMVESGVKVGFGTDAGAFPVRIPGVMEHRELQLMVQAGLTPMQAITLATSKAAELLQLRDTGTIAAGKNANLIVLDADPLSQIDNTEKITGVWHNGQLVGDLATE from the coding sequence ATGAAGCAAGCCCTGCGGTATCTCACCATTGCTGTTCTCGGATGCGTTAGCTCTGCCGCCCTGGCAGGCCCGAAATATCACATCACCACCCATCCCCTGCCAGATACCACCGTGATCCGCGGCGTTCGCGTGATTGACGGCACCGGCGCACCGCCCAAAGACGATATGGCCATCGTCATCCATAAGAAAAAGATTGTCGCCATTGGCCCGAACCTTGAAATTGCTACCCCAAAGCACTCCGAAGTGCTTAACTGGCAGGGCAAAACCGTCATTCCCGGCCTGATTGACGATCATGCACACCTTGGCCTTGTGCTGCACGAAAAGGGCGAAAGCTCCGCCGATGCCTACACAGAGGCCAACGTTGTCGGCGAGCTCTACCGTTTCCAGCGCTATGGCGTCACCACCATCAACTCGCTGGGCATGAACCGCGACCTGGTCTATGACCTGCGTAAGCGGCAGAAGCAGGGCAATATCGGTGGCTCCACCCTGCTGACCGCCGGTCGCGGCATCGGTATTGAGGGCGGAGCGCCCCCGCTGGCCGCGCAGCCGGACGCCATCTATCGCGTCACCACGGCGCAGGAGGCCCGCGAAGACGTCCGCATCATGGCGAAGCAGAAGGTTGACTTCATCAAGGTCTGGGTCGATTCCCTGCGCGGCAGCAAGCCTTCCATGTCGCCGGAGATCTACCGCGCCGTCATCGACGAAGCCCACAAAAACCACCTGCGCGTCGCCGCCCATGTTTACTACCTGGCCGACGCGAAGGACCTGGTCAACAGCGGTGTCGATATCCTTGCCCACTCCGTTCGCGATACTGCCGTCGACCAGCCCCTGATTGACGCCATGAAAGCCCACGGCACCTGGTACATCGCCACCCTGGCCGCCGATGAATCCAGCTTCACCTACCTGGACCATCCGGAACTGCTGGAAAGCAGCTTTGTCAGCCTGGCCGCCGGCCCGGTTCTGGTCAGCAAGCTGAAAGACCCCGCCTACAAAGCGAAGGTTCAGGCCGACCCCGCCACAGCCGTCAAACGGCAGGATCTGAAGATGGCCCAGGAAAACCTGCGCCGCATGGTCGAATCGGGAGTGAAAGTGGGCTTTGGGACCGACGCCGGGGCCTTCCCCGTCCGCATTCCTGGCGTGATGGAACACCGGGAGCTGCAACTGATGGTACAGGCAGGACTTACGCCCATGCAGGCGATCACACTGGCCACTTCGAAGGCGGCGGAACTGCTGCAACTACGAGACACCGGCACCATCGCCGCCGGCAAAAACGCCAACCTGATCGTGTTGGACGCCGACCCGCTGTCGCAGATCGACAACACCGAAAAGATTACCGGTGTCTGGCATAACGGCCAGCTCGTGGGCGACCTGGCGACCGAGTAA
- the msrA gene encoding peptide-methionine (S)-S-oxide reductase MsrA yields the protein MPIEKATFGAGCFWGVQTRFDELSGVLETAVGYEGGALEHPTYKEVCTDRTGHAEVVEVTFDPSRISYDRLLDAFFSLHDPTQLNRQGPDWGTQYRSVVFTHSQQQAQAAQAKIAELSASGVFPRPIVTSVEPAQNFWKAEEYHQKYLEKRGMVACHI from the coding sequence GTGCCAATTGAAAAAGCAACGTTTGGTGCCGGATGCTTTTGGGGCGTGCAGACGCGCTTCGATGAGCTATCCGGTGTGTTAGAAACCGCAGTCGGCTACGAGGGTGGTGCCCTCGAGCATCCCACATATAAAGAGGTCTGCACGGACCGGACAGGCCATGCTGAAGTGGTAGAGGTTACTTTTGACCCCAGCCGCATCAGCTACGATCGCCTGCTCGATGCCTTTTTCTCGTTGCATGACCCAACGCAGCTGAATCGTCAGGGGCCGGACTGGGGAACCCAGTACCGTTCCGTTGTTTTCACCCACTCCCAGCAGCAGGCCCAAGCAGCGCAGGCGAAGATCGCCGAGCTTTCTGCCTCCGGAGTTTTCCCACGTCCCATCGTGACGTCCGTGGAACCAGCGCAGAACTTCTGGAAAGCCGAGGAATACCACCAGAAGTATCTTGAAAAGCGGGGCATGGTCGCCTGTCACATCTGA
- a CDS encoding MGH1-like glycoside hydrolase domain-containing protein: MDPLTRTAEDDRLDENKARTRNWQRWGTYLPERQWGTVREDYSYNGDVWNSFPYEMGQYRAYRWGEDGLLGWTDRQCRLCFSPVLWNGQDATLKERLFGLGNPEGNHGEDVKEQFYYLDATPTHSYCKGLYKYPQSAFPYQQLREENRRRGYNDPEYELIDTGIFDESRYFDVFVEYAKAGDEDTLIRLTAWNRGPDAAPLTLLPQLTLRNNWSWKNLEETGNTRPYLRQTADFRVHAHHKVLGNYAFYPLEDDALQPERLVFTENDSNFRRLDPNFQGDDHFSKDGFDRLIVHGEENAVKAGEGTRCALVYRWQIPPGESCSVLLRLVRLEDESSTEPASSYSLQQAEEIFATRLKEADEFYAQRIPAEATPQECLVARQAYAGLLWSKQFYYFIAEQWMSGDKTQIAPPPERAKKSEPWKHLFCRDVLSMPDKWEYPWFAAWDTAFHMIPMARIDAEFAKNQLLLLLREWYMHPNGQIPAYEFSFSDVNPPVHGWAVWHVYRLGVDENGVGDLDFLERAFQKLMLNFTWWVNRNDEKGRNLFGGGFLGLDNIGVFDRSVPLPDGVSLHQADGTAWMGLYCSVMLQIAMELAHHRSKAYEDIASKFFEHYIAVIDAINTVGGSGLWDEEDGFYFDHLEGLNGENLTLKVRSMVGIAPLFAVCILKKDTVEDLPDFYKRTDWFLNYNRKLSAYVSTATTHHPDLHGSRWIAIAPQDRFRRILQRVLDESEFLSGNGVRALSRYHHDHPFETELNGQRFSVRYTPAEGDSGMFGGNSNWRGPVWFPMNMLFINALERYSLVYGDDLKLEYPTGSGEQHTLVEIAEDIARRLVNLFLPGPDGRRPCQASEARFANDPYWKDLMLFYEYFDGDTGRGVGASHQTGWTALAASLIEGLYTRREIRNRAQ; the protein is encoded by the coding sequence ATGGATCCGCTCACCCGCACCGCCGAAGATGACCGCCTGGACGAGAACAAAGCCCGCACCAGAAACTGGCAACGCTGGGGCACCTACCTGCCGGAACGACAGTGGGGCACCGTCCGCGAAGACTACTCCTACAACGGTGACGTGTGGAACTCTTTCCCCTACGAGATGGGCCAATACCGCGCCTACCGCTGGGGCGAAGATGGACTTCTGGGCTGGACCGACCGCCAGTGCCGCCTCTGCTTCAGCCCCGTGCTCTGGAACGGCCAGGACGCGACGCTGAAAGAGCGCCTCTTCGGCCTGGGAAACCCGGAGGGCAACCACGGCGAAGACGTCAAAGAGCAGTTCTACTACCTGGACGCCACCCCGACCCACAGCTACTGCAAAGGCCTCTACAAGTACCCCCAGAGCGCCTTCCCCTACCAGCAACTGCGCGAGGAAAACCGCAGGCGCGGCTACAACGACCCCGAATACGAACTGATCGACACCGGCATCTTCGATGAAAGCCGTTACTTTGACGTCTTCGTGGAATACGCCAAGGCCGGCGACGAGGACACCCTCATCCGCCTGACCGCCTGGAACCGCGGCCCGGACGCTGCGCCGCTGACCCTGCTTCCGCAACTCACGCTGCGCAACAACTGGTCCTGGAAGAACCTGGAAGAGACCGGCAACACACGGCCCTACCTGCGCCAGACCGCGGACTTCCGCGTTCACGCTCACCACAAGGTCCTGGGCAACTATGCGTTCTACCCGCTGGAAGACGATGCCTTGCAGCCGGAACGCCTTGTTTTCACAGAAAACGACTCCAACTTCCGCCGCCTGGACCCGAATTTCCAGGGAGACGATCACTTCAGCAAGGACGGCTTTGACCGTCTGATCGTCCACGGCGAAGAAAATGCCGTGAAGGCTGGCGAAGGCACCCGCTGCGCACTGGTCTACCGCTGGCAGATTCCTCCCGGCGAAAGCTGCTCCGTCCTGCTCCGCCTGGTGCGTCTGGAGGACGAAAGCTCCACGGAGCCAGCCTCGTCTTACTCGTTACAGCAGGCGGAAGAGATCTTCGCCACCCGGCTGAAAGAGGCCGATGAGTTCTACGCACAGCGTATTCCCGCCGAGGCCACGCCGCAGGAGTGCCTGGTTGCGCGCCAGGCTTATGCCGGCCTGCTATGGTCCAAGCAGTTCTATTACTTCATCGCCGAGCAGTGGATGAGCGGCGACAAGACGCAGATTGCTCCGCCGCCGGAGCGAGCCAAAAAGAGCGAGCCCTGGAAACACCTCTTCTGCCGCGACGTGCTCTCCATGCCCGACAAGTGGGAGTACCCATGGTTCGCCGCGTGGGACACGGCCTTCCACATGATCCCCATGGCGCGCATTGACGCCGAGTTCGCCAAGAACCAGCTCCTGCTGCTGCTACGCGAGTGGTACATGCACCCCAACGGGCAGATTCCTGCCTACGAGTTCTCCTTCAGCGATGTGAATCCGCCGGTGCACGGATGGGCGGTGTGGCATGTCTACCGCCTGGGTGTGGATGAAAACGGCGTGGGCGACCTGGATTTTCTGGAACGCGCCTTCCAAAAGCTGATGCTGAACTTTACCTGGTGGGTGAACCGCAACGACGAGAAAGGCCGCAACCTCTTTGGCGGAGGTTTTCTGGGACTGGACAACATCGGCGTCTTTGACCGCTCCGTCCCTTTACCGGATGGAGTCAGCCTGCACCAGGCCGATGGCACGGCATGGATGGGCCTGTACTGCTCCGTGATGCTGCAGATCGCCATGGAGCTTGCTCATCACCGCTCCAAGGCCTACGAAGACATTGCCAGCAAATTCTTTGAGCACTACATCGCCGTTATCGACGCCATCAATACCGTGGGTGGCAGCGGCCTGTGGGATGAGGAAGACGGCTTCTACTTCGATCACCTGGAAGGCTTGAACGGTGAAAACCTGACGCTGAAGGTACGGTCGATGGTCGGTATCGCGCCCTTGTTTGCCGTCTGCATCCTGAAAAAAGACACCGTTGAAGACCTGCCGGACTTCTACAAGCGGACAGACTGGTTTCTGAACTACAACCGCAAGCTTTCCGCATATGTCAGCACGGCGACCACGCATCACCCGGACCTGCATGGCTCCCGCTGGATTGCGATTGCACCGCAGGACCGCTTCCGCCGCATTCTGCAGCGCGTTCTGGACGAATCAGAGTTTCTCTCCGGCAACGGAGTCCGCGCGCTTTCACGCTACCATCACGACCATCCCTTTGAGACCGAACTCAACGGGCAGCGCTTCAGCGTCCGCTACACTCCGGCCGAGGGCGACAGCGGCATGTTTGGCGGCAACAGTAACTGGCGCGGACCGGTGTGGTTCCCCATGAACATGCTCTTCATCAACGCCCTGGAGCGCTACTCGCTCGTCTATGGCGATGACCTGAAGCTCGAGTACCCCACCGGCAGCGGAGAGCAGCACACGCTGGTGGAGATTGCCGAAGACATCGCCCGGCGGCTGGTGAACCTGTTCCTTCCCGGCCCGGACGGTCGCCGTCCCTGCCAGGCAAGCGAGGCCCGCTTCGCCAACGATCCCTACTGGAAAGACTTGATGCTGTTCTACGAGTACTTTGATGGGGATACAGGCCGTGGCGTGGGCGCGTCGCACCAGACGGGATGGACCGCCCTGGCCGCCAGCCTGATTGAAGGGCTCTACACCCGCCGGGAGATCAGGAACCGCGCTCAGTAA
- a CDS encoding pseudouridine synthase: MSEPVRLQKIIAQAGLASRRASEELILSGRVTLNGEIVTELGTKADPEKDHIRVDGKLLQGPQRHRYFVLNKPRGYVTTLRDPEGRPTILELLAQSPKAPRERLYPVGRLDYLSEGLIILTNDGELANSLSKAASGVAKTYLVKVSGQPSPEAIQQLRTGIMIERGRLQEGQSARRNRVLTQPAEIELTRGGENPWYSVTLTEGRNRQLRKMFEEVGHHVEKIRRIAYGGLVLDVEPGEFRELTPGEVTALGRASQGRKVERKKVLPEAAKLKEPGKPKRKPGFKSGFKPAGPKRRSR, from the coding sequence ATGAGCGAGCCCGTACGTCTCCAGAAAATTATTGCCCAGGCTGGGCTCGCGTCGCGCCGTGCGTCGGAGGAGTTGATTCTCTCCGGCCGCGTTACGTTGAACGGCGAGATCGTCACCGAACTCGGCACCAAGGCCGACCCCGAAAAAGATCACATCCGTGTGGACGGCAAGCTGTTACAGGGGCCGCAGCGCCACCGCTATTTTGTGCTGAACAAGCCGCGCGGTTATGTGACGACGCTGCGTGACCCGGAAGGCCGCCCGACCATCCTGGAGCTTCTGGCGCAGTCGCCCAAGGCTCCGCGCGAGCGTCTTTACCCGGTCGGCCGCCTGGACTACCTCTCCGAGGGTCTGATCATCCTGACCAATGACGGAGAGCTGGCGAACTCGCTCTCGAAGGCCGCCAGCGGCGTCGCCAAGACGTACCTGGTGAAGGTCTCAGGCCAGCCCAGCCCGGAGGCGATCCAGCAGCTTCGCACCGGCATCATGATTGAGCGTGGACGCCTGCAGGAGGGCCAGAGCGCCCGCCGCAACCGCGTCCTGACGCAGCCTGCCGAGATTGAACTGACCCGCGGCGGCGAGAACCCGTGGTACTCGGTCACGCTGACCGAGGGCCGCAACCGCCAGCTTCGCAAGATGTTTGAAGAGGTGGGCCACCACGTCGAGAAGATCCGCCGCATTGCGTATGGCGGTCTGGTGCTGGATGTGGAGCCGGGCGAGTTCCGCGAACTGACGCCGGGCGAGGTAACGGCTCTTGGCCGCGCCAGCCAGGGCCGCAAGGTGGAGCGCAAGAAGGTTCTGCCGGAGGCCGCGAAGCTGAAGGAGCCGGGCAAGCCGAAGCGCAAGCCGGGCTTTAAATCCGGCTTCAAGCCTGCGGGACCGAAGCGCCGTTCGCGCTAG
- the scpB gene encoding SMC-Scp complex subunit ScpB: MSLKPKIEAIIYAAEEPVTLAQLLTLLGPDLEQVLAEQDAVQPELPMEETPETVSEAAENAVEAAPESAETVPNDAENASLSTESAPETAPETTPAEVETEPLLADEKKLAQQRERRLRDLLKAEIAALMESYEDRGVYISEVASGYRMSTKPEYHDLIRDFAKSLKPALKLSLPALETLAVIAYKQPVTAAEVGEIRGVDSGGVLGGLMTRKLITTAGRKQVIGRPILYKTTKEFLLRFGLKDVAELPSIEEFEKMAGELAEQEDLEMQPNFNTDVVPAEPEREPDPEVEPVVGEGGEVPHTPEPEPQADGSGDSVDAPEVPETPASDVENGPADAEEREAAAGIENE; this comes from the coding sequence ATGAGCCTTAAACCTAAGATCGAAGCCATCATCTATGCAGCGGAAGAGCCGGTAACGCTGGCACAGCTGCTCACCCTCCTTGGGCCAGACCTGGAGCAGGTGCTGGCCGAGCAGGATGCCGTCCAGCCCGAGCTGCCGATGGAAGAGACTCCGGAAACCGTCTCTGAGGCTGCGGAAAATGCCGTGGAAGCCGCTCCGGAGAGTGCGGAAACGGTGCCAAATGACGCCGAAAACGCCTCTTTAAGCACCGAAAGTGCGCCGGAAACAGCCCCTGAGACCACCCCGGCGGAGGTCGAAACCGAGCCGCTTCTGGCCGACGAGAAAAAGCTGGCGCAGCAGCGCGAGCGCCGTCTCCGCGACCTTCTGAAGGCGGAAATCGCCGCCCTGATGGAGAGCTACGAGGACCGCGGCGTATATATCTCCGAGGTCGCCTCCGGCTACCGCATGTCCACCAAGCCGGAGTATCACGACCTGATCCGCGACTTTGCCAAGAGCCTGAAACCGGCGCTTAAGCTGTCGCTTCCGGCGCTGGAGACCCTGGCTGTCATCGCCTACAAACAGCCCGTAACGGCGGCGGAAGTGGGTGAAATCAGAGGAGTTGACTCCGGCGGCGTGCTCGGCGGCCTGATGACCCGCAAGCTGATCACAACGGCTGGCCGCAAGCAGGTGATCGGCCGTCCGATCCTGTACAAGACCACCAAGGAATTCCTTCTCCGCTTCGGCCTGAAAGACGTGGCCGAGCTTCCCAGCATCGAAGAGTTCGAGAAGATGGCCGGCGAACTTGCCGAGCAGGAGGACCTTGAGATGCAGCCGAACTTCAATACCGACGTAGTCCCCGCCGAGCCGGAGAGGGAACCGGATCCTGAGGTAGAGCCGGTCGTGGGTGAAGGCGGCGAGGTGCCGCACACCCCTGAACCGGAGCCGCAGGCCGATGGCTCGGGCGACTCCGTGGACGCGCCCGAGGTGCCGGAGACCCCGGCTTCCGACGTGGAAAACGGCCCCGCCGACGCAGAAGAGCGCGAGGCAGCCGCAGGCATCGAAAACGAGTAA
- a CDS encoding 2-dehydropantoate 2-reductase, translating into MAKIAVIGLGAIGSVTAAALEQTGQHQLFLCTRRPLAGLQVETPAGVITVQGSNLTEPSQAAPVDWVVIATKAYDAESTATWFAGLCGAQTRGAVLQNGVEHRERFSPWLAAERLLPVIIDCPAEKRSDGSVLQRAWARMAVEQTPLGQQFASLFHGSGAITELTSDFTTAAWKKLCLNAQGALSAITKLPNRVIAVPGMEAIALDMVQECAAVGRAAGAAIEEEFPAQVIAGAKAAAPEGVNSMLADRLAGRQMEIDARNGAIVRFGQRLGVPTPLNAMAAALLQAVQNA; encoded by the coding sequence ATGGCGAAGATCGCAGTCATCGGCCTGGGAGCCATCGGCTCCGTAACCGCGGCGGCCCTGGAGCAGACCGGGCAACACCAGCTCTTCCTGTGCACGCGCAGGCCGCTTGCAGGCCTGCAGGTGGAAACCCCGGCAGGAGTCATCACGGTGCAGGGCAGCAACCTGACGGAGCCCTCGCAGGCTGCGCCAGTGGACTGGGTCGTCATCGCCACCAAGGCGTATGACGCCGAATCGACCGCCACGTGGTTCGCCGGTCTGTGCGGCGCGCAGACCAGGGGTGCGGTTCTGCAGAACGGCGTGGAACATCGGGAACGCTTTTCTCCATGGCTTGCTGCCGAACGGCTTCTGCCGGTCATCATCGACTGCCCGGCAGAGAAGCGCTCGGATGGTTCCGTGCTGCAGCGGGCATGGGCCCGCATGGCGGTCGAACAGACTCCGCTCGGGCAGCAGTTCGCCAGCCTGTTCCACGGCAGCGGCGCAATCACGGAGCTGACCTCGGACTTTACGACGGCGGCCTGGAAGAAGCTCTGCCTCAACGCGCAGGGCGCGCTCTCCGCCATCACAAAGCTGCCCAACCGCGTGATCGCGGTTCCTGGCATGGAGGCCATCGCTCTGGACATGGTGCAGGAGTGTGCCGCCGTTGGCCGTGCCGCCGGGGCCGCAATCGAAGAAGAATTTCCGGCCCAGGTGATCGCAGGCGCCAAAGCCGCCGCGCCGGAGGGTGTGAACTCCATGCTGGCGGACCGCCTGGCCGGCAGACAGATGGAGATTGACGCCCGCAACGGCGCCATTGTCCGCTTCGGACAGCGCCTGGGAGTGCCCACACCGTTGAACGCAATGGCCGCCGCCCTTCTGCAGGCCGTGCAAAATGCCTGA